The Candidatus Peregrinibacteria bacterium genome contains the following window.
ATGCTTTCCTTTTTGTAATATTTTCTGTATTTGTATTTTTTCCTTTTGAGAAAGATGAACGATATATTTTTTCATGCGTATCAAGAAAAATATCGTCCCAAGTATATCACACGAAATTATTTATTGGAAATAATACTAGCTATTGAGAATGGATCAATTGCATTAGTAAAAAAACCTGAAAATATTGACAAGGATATTATCACAACACCGACTTTTATTATCAATGATATTTTAAGAAACACGGTTTTACCAAAATGCACAGGGAAAACTGAAAAAGAAATACTGAAACTTAAATTTGCAGATATTTCCTGCGGTTCAGGTGCATTTCTTTTAGAATTATTCCAATTGTTGAATGACATTTTGATTGATTACTATCTAAAAACAGACAGATCAAAACTCATTCGAACAAACATTAACACATATAAACTTTCCTTTAAGATAAAGCGAGAACTTTTATTGAGCTGCGTCTTTGGAATTGATAAGGATTATAACGCTGTTGAAGCTACTAAATTTGGCTTATTGCTAAAATTATTAGAAGACGAGGATGTGAATTCAACCAATTCAAGCAAGCCTGTTCTACCTGATTTGGCGAGCAATATCTTCTTCGGGAACAGTTTATTAAATCCAAAACAAGTAATAACAAAAAAAGCCCAAGTGATTATCAATCCTTTTGATTTTTCCAAACTTAAATTTAATGTTATTGTTGGCAATCCACCATATATGAAGTTGGAGGACATGAAAAACATTACGCCTTTTGAATTACCACTATATAAAATGAATTTTGTTTCTGCTTACAAACAGTTTGATAAATACTTTTTGTTTATTGAACAAGGAGTAAATTTGCTTACCAATGAAGGAGTTTTGGGCTATATCGTTCCGAGCAAGTTGACAAAAGTTGGAGCAGGTAAGAAATTAAGAGAGGAACTTTCAAGCAAAGGATATTTGCACTCCATTGTTTCGTTTGGGGCAAACCAAGTATTTACAGACAAAACAACCTATACTTGCTTACTCATCTTAAATAAACAGCCACAAAAAACTTTTCAGTATGCAGAAGTAAAAAGTTTAAAAAGTTGGAAAGTACGAAAACTTGAAGCGATTAAATATGCGTCAAAAAGCACAGCTGAATTAGATGGTCAAGCTTGGGTGTTGGTTCCTCCTGAATTGACAAATGCCTACAATAAAATTATTTCTCAAAGCGTCAAATTGGTTGATTTGGTTGGGGATGAAAATATTTTCAACGGTATTCAAACCAGTGCTAATGATATTTACATTTTCACTCCTACCAAGGAAGATGCAAAATATTATTATTTTTCCAAAAAGCACGTTGATTATAAAATTGAAAAGGGAATTACTAAGCCATATTTCCAAACTTCAACAGGTGAAGACAATTTGAACACCTACCGAACATTCAAACCCAACGCTAGAGTAATTTTTCCGTATAAAAATACCGTGAAAGGAGTTGAATTAATTTCGCTTATCACCATCCAAGAGAAATTTCCACTTACGTATAAATATCTGCAAAAGCATAAAGCAATTTTGAACAATCCAAAAAGAGACATTAAGCCGACACCCAAAACTAAAAATGAGTGGCACAGATACGGCAGACATCAAAGCTTGGAAAGTTGCGGGCTGCCCTTAAAAATTATTGTTGGTGTTCTTTCGGTCGGCGATAAATACGCTATTGATGTTTATAGAACATTAATTTCATCAGGTGGAACAGCCGGTTATTGTGTCGTTGCTGTTCCAACGAATTCGGATTATTCGGCTTATTACATTCAAGCCATTTTAAACTCAAAATACTTAGAATGGTTCAGTGCTTTGTATGGTGAAGTTTTCAGAGGTGGTTATATTGCAAGAGGAACAAAGGTATTAAAGAATTTGCCGATTCGTAAAATTGATTTTACTAATACAAAAGAAAAAACATTACACGATAGTATCGTAAAAATACAAAAGGAGTTAATTAAAATTTATGACCAAATAGATGTAAACGTAGGAAATAAAAGGGCATTAATTCCATTGCAAGGACAATTTGCAAGAGAGAAAGCCAACCTAGAAAAGCTATTAGCCAAATTATACGATTTAGGTAGTGAAGATTCATTAATCCCGTTAATCAAAGAATTGTATGAAGCTAATTAAGAACGCAACAGCCGTGAAATTGAGAGGTGGATTTTATACACCTGAGCCAATTGCTGCATTCATTTTAAAATGGGGCATCAGTGGAAGTTCTGATTATGAAATTTTAGAGCCTAGTTGTGGAGATGGCGTTTTTATCGAACAACTAAAAGCAAATAACTATAAGTTCAAATCAGTTACCGCAATTGAATTTGACAAAATAGAAGCTATCAAAGCAGATAAAATCATGCTCAATAAAAAATCAGTAATTAATACTGACTTTCATTTGTATTGCAATGAAACCACGCAGAAGTTTGATTTAGTGGTTGGAAATCCACCTTACATTCGTTATCAATATTTTCAGGAAGAACAGCAAAATGAAGCCATCAAGGTTTTTAATCGGGCAAAACTAAAATATTCAAAACTTACCAATGCATGGGTTTCTTTTGTTGTAGGCTCAAGTTTGTTACTCAAAGACAAAGGGAAAATTGGCTTTGTAATTCCAGCAGAGCTCTTACAAGTTTCTTATGCACAACAATTACGTGAATTTTTGGCTCACTTTTATAATAAAATCAATATTATTTCTTTTGAGAAATTAGTGTTTCCAGATATTCAGCAAGAAGTTGTTTTATTACTTTGCGAAAAGAATGGAAGTAATTCTCACTTGATTGAGCATTTAGAGCTAAGAGATGCTTCCGATCTTGAAAAATTGGATGTAAACAGGCTAAAAAGTCCTTCAAAACAAATTGATTTCAAATCAAACAAGTGGACATATTATTTCTTGGCACAGGAAGAAATTAACTTTCTCGAAAAAATTTCAGTAAAAAGAAATATCCCTACTATTGGAAAATATGCAAATGTTGAAGTCGGAATTACTACGGGGTCTAATGATTACTTCACGGTTCCTTTGCCTGTGGTAGAAACATATGACTTAAAAGAATATG
Protein-coding sequences here:
- a CDS encoding class I SAM-dependent methyltransferase is translated as MKLIKNATAVKLRGGFYTPEPIAAFILKWGISGSSDYEILEPSCGDGVFIEQLKANNYKFKSVTAIEFDKIEAIKADKIMLNKKSVINTDFHLYCNETTQKFDLVVGNPPYIRYQYFQEEQQNEAIKVFNRAKLKYSKLTNAWVSFVVGSSLLLKDKGKIGFVIPAELLQVSYAQQLREFLAHFYNKINIISFEKLVFPDIQQEVVLLLCEKNGSNSHLIEHLELRDASDLEKLDVNRLKSPSKQIDFKSNKWTYYFLAQEEINFLEKISVKRNIPTIGKYANVEVGITTGSNDYFTVPLPVVETYDLKEYAKPMVGRSVQVNSVIFTKEDWKLNRQTKAKTHLLVFPPKKEINEHSGANSYIKLGESMEINKGYKTGIRDDWFVIPSIKLSDALFIRRNNLYPRLILNEANAHTTDTMHRVFMKKDTNKDAFIASFYNSLSLAFAEIVGRSYGGGVLELMPSEAEKILLPFRIENAELLSTIDKMMRNKVSIDQILKITNEQILKKGYGFNDEEIKFADNIWKKLSARRLNRSKLNKKRVFDPIVQRFIPSTLRQKKMPNLSLFEEKSLSK